One Drosophila virilis strain 15010-1051.87 chromosome 5, Dvir_AGI_RSII-ME, whole genome shotgun sequence DNA window includes the following coding sequences:
- the LOC6625091 gene encoding transmembrane protein 164 has translation MEWDWAVGGITDEIPRTTGPECINYMTDRRRWTETALLSALFIYIMHGNWKRLAPIRLPPAHEIQKSHSPMRLFLLISMSFVFGIEMGFKLAGGSMIFALNPCHVQTCLQIYLLAAKPTKTTTALFRIQMSNLNGPFLAFVFPEVEGRTYPFEQATYWIQHALLYIIPIYILRSGAYTIEDLGDFKWVKIGTAFMLFYHFLLLSPLSILTGINLDHMLCAALSDPFQGQNYRLFACCHQALLCPLLSKGTVLLFGSGKSRCNENGVHNNVGGGRETYTPPGSEHVLYHQLPPQQEYVTTETMTGEYTMPTTKID, from the exons ATGGAGTGGGATTGGGCTGTGGGCGGCATTACGGATGAGATACCACGCACCACGGGACCCGAGTGCATCAACTACATGACCGATCGACGCCGCTGGACCGAAACGGCGCTGCTCTCCGCCTTGTTCATCTATATCATGCACGGGAACTGGAAGCGTTTGGCGCCCATACGATTGCCGCCGGCACATGAGATACAGAAATCGCACAGTCCGATGCGACTATTCCTGCTCATCAGCATGTCCTTTGTCTTTGGCATTGAGATGGGCTTCAAGCTGGCCGGAGGTTCGATGATATTTGCTCTGAATCCTTGCCATGTGCAAACGTGTCTGCAG ATCTATTTGCTGGCTGCCAAGCccacaaagacaacaacgGCCCTGTTTCGCATACAGATGAGCAATTTGAATGGACCATTTCTGGCCTTTGTGTTTCCCGAGGTCGAGGGACGCACCTACCCGTTCGAGCAGGCCACCTATTGGATACAGCATGCGCTGCTCTACATCATACCCATTTACATCTTGAGAAGTG GCGCCTACACAATCGAGGACTTGGGCGACTTTAAGTGGGTCAAAATCGGCACGGCCTTTATGCTGTTCTATCATTTTTTGCTGCTCTCGCCACTATCCATC TTGACGGGCATCAATCTGGATCATATGCTGTGCGCGGCCCTGTCGGATCCGTTTCAGGGTCAAAACTACAGACTGTTCGCCTGTTGCCATCAGGCGCTGCTCTGTCCGCTGCTCAGCAAAGGAACAGTTTTGCTGTTCGGCTCCGGGAAGAGCCGATGCAATGAGAATGGCGTACACAATAATGTCGGTGGGGGTCGTGAGACGTATACGCCACCGGGCTCGGAGCATGTGCTGTATCATCAGCTGCCGCCACAGCAGGAGTATGTTACAACGGAGACGATGACGGGAGAGTATACTATGCCCACGACAAAGATTGACTAG